The proteins below are encoded in one region of Palleronia sp. LCG004:
- a CDS encoding response regulator transcription factor, translating into MRVLIVEDDAVLANGLVVGLRLGGFGADVVHTIGDARVALSGGGFEGVVLDIGLPDGSGIDLLVELRRAGNAVPILLLTARDQVADRVAGLDHGADDYMGKPFDMDELGARLRALLRRGEGRAAPGLAWNGLTVDPGRMTGLMDRRDLRFSAREFAILHHLMERPGTIRSKGELEERLYGWTGEVESNTVEVHVHKLRAKLGAGFIETVRGVGYRVAPEGGPCRSACG; encoded by the coding sequence ATGCGCGTATTGATCGTCGAGGATGACGCGGTTCTGGCGAATGGGCTGGTCGTGGGATTGCGTCTCGGGGGCTTCGGGGCCGACGTGGTTCATACGATCGGCGATGCGCGGGTCGCGCTGTCGGGCGGTGGCTTCGAGGGCGTGGTGCTCGATATCGGGCTGCCGGACGGATCGGGCATCGACCTCCTCGTCGAGCTACGGCGGGCAGGGAACGCGGTGCCGATCCTCCTTCTGACCGCGCGGGATCAGGTGGCTGATCGCGTCGCGGGGCTCGATCATGGGGCGGACGATTACATGGGCAAGCCCTTCGACATGGACGAGCTCGGGGCGCGGCTTCGCGCGCTTCTGCGCCGGGGCGAGGGACGTGCAGCGCCCGGCCTTGCCTGGAACGGTCTCACGGTCGATCCGGGGCGGATGACCGGGCTCATGGACAGGCGTGATCTGCGATTCTCGGCGCGGGAGTTCGCCATCCTTCATCATCTGATGGAACGTCCGGGCACGATCCGTTCGAAGGGCGAACTCGAGGAACGGCTTTATGGCTGGACCGGCGAAGTTGAGAGCAACACGGTCGAGGTCCACGTCCACAAGCTGAGGGCGAAGCTCGGAGCGGGGTTCATCGAGACCGTCCGCGGTGTGGGCTATCGCGTTGCACCGGAGGGAGGCCCATGTCGATCCGCCTGCGGCTGA
- a CDS encoding class II aldolase/adducin family protein gives MSPEEKQTREELAACYRLAALHKFTDLIYTHITARVPGEDGHFLINPYGWRWEEITASSLVKIDVDGNKVDGSPHRVNPAGFTIHSAVHMHRHDAAWIMHTHTRAGVAVSCMEEGLLPLNQISLQFHNRTAYHDFEGIALDLEERERIVADFGNHPVMVLCNHGLIATGRTAAEMFSNMFYLERSCEIQVAATSSGRPLRMVEESIAAQVHGQYTQMNEEDGDLQLEWDAHLRSIEGMGSDYRA, from the coding sequence ATGTCTCCTGAAGAGAAACAGACCCGCGAAGAGTTGGCCGCTTGCTATCGCCTGGCCGCGTTGCATAAATTCACGGATCTGATCTACACCCATATCACCGCCCGCGTGCCGGGAGAGGATGGGCATTTCCTGATCAATCCCTACGGCTGGCGTTGGGAAGAAATCACCGCCTCGTCGCTGGTCAAGATCGACGTTGACGGCAACAAGGTCGACGGCAGCCCGCACCGGGTGAACCCGGCGGGGTTCACGATCCATTCGGCGGTCCACATGCACCGGCATGACGCGGCCTGGATCATGCACACCCATACCCGCGCAGGGGTGGCAGTGTCGTGCATGGAAGAGGGGCTGCTGCCGCTCAACCAGATTTCGCTGCAATTCCACAACCGCACAGCCTACCACGATTTCGAAGGCATCGCGCTCGACCTCGAAGAGCGCGAGCGCATCGTGGCAGACTTCGGCAACCACCCGGTCATGGTGCTGTGCAATCACGGGCTGATCGCGACCGGGCGAACTGCGGCCGAGATGTTCTCCAACATGTTCTATCTGGAACGGTCCTGCGAGATCCAGGTGGCAGCGACATCCTCGGGGCGCCCGCTCCGCATGGTCGAAGAGAGCATCGCCGCGCAGGTCCACGGGCAATACACGCAGATGAACGAGGAAGACGGCGATCTGCAACTCGAGTGGGACGCCCACCTGCGCTCGATCGAAGGGATGGGCAGCGACTACCGCGCTTGA
- a CDS encoding TetR/AcrR family transcriptional regulator: MLAFWESGYETTSISDLTAAMGVTAPSIYGAFGDKKRLFLEALRLYAGDPRDLEKAMDLAPTARDAVAGMIENAARLFTSDATPRGCLLASAAATGSKGAADVRQAAAGERRAIRGVIVARIERDIKQGLLPKATQSEVLADLALAVTQGMSVLARDGADRETLLKVAHASMTGWPHPKG, from the coding sequence ATGCTTGCGTTCTGGGAAAGCGGCTACGAGACGACCTCGATCAGCGATCTGACCGCCGCGATGGGCGTGACCGCTCCCAGCATCTACGGGGCGTTCGGCGACAAGAAGCGGTTATTCCTCGAAGCGTTGCGGCTCTATGCGGGCGATCCGCGCGATCTTGAGAAGGCGATGGATCTTGCCCCGACCGCCCGGGATGCCGTCGCGGGCATGATCGAGAATGCGGCGAGGCTCTTCACCAGCGACGCGACACCGCGGGGATGCCTGCTCGCCAGTGCCGCGGCCACCGGATCGAAGGGGGCCGCGGACGTGCGACAGGCCGCGGCCGGGGAGCGACGCGCCATTCGCGGCGTCATCGTCGCACGGATCGAGCGCGACATCAAACAGGGACTGCTGCCAAAGGCAACGCAGTCGGAGGTGCTGGCCGATCTCGCCCTTGCCGTGACGCAAGGCATGTCAGTCCTTGCCCGGGACGGTGCCGATCGAGAAACACTGCTGAAGGTCGCACATGCGTCGATGACGGGCTGGCCCCATCCGAAGGGTTGA
- a CDS encoding aldo/keto reductase translates to MSLTNFRALGRSGLVVSPLSLGTMTFGPGEWNADEAASREIFQAYRDAGGNFVDTADIYSSGASEELVGKFIHETGSRDDIVLATKFGFNGSSSPLTAKEGGGGNPNAGGAGSKNIHRALDASLKRLGTDYVDLYWMHIWDGVTPVEEIVQTLGDLVRAGKIRHYAFSDVPAWVAMKAATIASERRVPGPIAMQLEYSLVAREVEAEHFPAAREGGMGVMPWSPLAGGFLTGKYRRDDTADTGRLSGANPFGDSKFTDRNWAILDTLREVAAELGCEPAQAALAWTMARPGVASTLVGARTAAQLKGNIAAASIGLNDDQMKRLNDASAPTPGFTSSLASPTIRKMLYGGHEVTAWGE, encoded by the coding sequence ATGTCCCTCACGAATTTCCGCGCTCTCGGCCGCTCCGGCCTGGTGGTCAGCCCGTTGTCCCTTGGCACGATGACCTTCGGCCCCGGCGAGTGGAATGCCGACGAGGCGGCGTCGCGCGAGATCTTTCAGGCCTATCGCGACGCGGGCGGCAATTTCGTAGATACCGCAGACATCTATTCCAGCGGTGCCAGCGAGGAGCTGGTCGGCAAGTTCATCCACGAGACCGGGTCCCGCGACGACATCGTTCTGGCCACCAAGTTCGGCTTCAACGGGTCCAGCAGCCCGCTGACCGCCAAGGAGGGCGGCGGGGGCAATCCCAATGCCGGTGGAGCGGGATCGAAGAACATCCATCGCGCCCTGGACGCGTCGCTGAAGCGGCTCGGCACCGACTATGTCGACCTCTACTGGATGCACATCTGGGACGGCGTCACGCCGGTCGAAGAGATCGTGCAGACGCTGGGCGACCTCGTGCGCGCCGGCAAGATCCGTCACTACGCCTTCTCCGATGTGCCCGCCTGGGTCGCGATGAAGGCCGCGACGATCGCCTCCGAACGCCGGGTACCGGGCCCGATCGCGATGCAGCTCGAATACTCGCTGGTCGCGCGCGAGGTCGAGGCAGAGCATTTTCCCGCCGCGCGGGAGGGCGGGATGGGCGTCATGCCCTGGAGCCCTTTGGCCGGAGGGTTTCTGACGGGGAAATACAGACGCGACGATACCGCCGATACCGGCCGGCTGAGCGGTGCCAATCCGTTCGGCGACAGCAAGTTCACGGACCGCAACTGGGCGATCCTCGACACGCTCCGGGAGGTGGCGGCCGAGCTCGGCTGCGAGCCGGCACAGGCGGCGCTCGCCTGGACCATGGCACGTCCGGGCGTTGCCTCGACCCTCGTAGGTGCACGCACGGCGGCGCAGCTGAAAGGCAACATCGCGGCCGCCAGCATCGGCCTGAACGACGACCAGATGAAGCGGTTGAACGACGCCAGCGCGCCGACCCCCGGCTTCACCTCCTCCCTCGCCTCTCCCACGATCCGGAAGATGCTCTACGGTGGGCATGAGGTTACCGCTTGGGGGGAATGA